Genomic segment of Yoonia sp. R2331:
CCGGGATCACCATCCGCGAGGACCGCGCGGAAGTTGTTGATTTTTCGGACAAATACATGACGTCCGAGATGGTGATGATGGTGCGCGGGGACGAAGAGCGGTTCACCGATGCCGCGTCTTTTGCCGCTGACGATGATCTGCTGATGGCAGCCCAGCCCGGCACGACGCCCTTCTACGTGGGCGTCTATGACGTGTTGGACGGGGACGAGGCGAACCCGCGCATCAAGCTGATGGAAACCTTTGGTGCCACGGTGCAGGCGCTGCGCGCAGGTGATGTGGACCTGATCCTGACGGACGGCACGGCGGGCAACGGCTATGTCGATGCCTCGGACGGCGCGCTCAAGATCATTGGCGAAAAGCTGGGGACCGAGGATTTTGGTTTCATCTTTCCCAAGGGGTCTGATCTGGTCGCACCGATCAATGCAGCAATTGCCGATATGGAGGCCGACGGCACGATTGATGCGCTAAACACCAAGTGGTTCCTTGACTTCAAGGTGGGCGGCTAAGGCCCAGGGCCCCCGGCATAGGTCGGGGGCCGTTTCAAGATGATCCCCACATCCCCCAATGATGACGACTTTCCGTGGTGGCTGGTGGCGGTGCTGGCCATCGGGGCCTGGATGTTTTTCCAGGTTCTCACGGACGAGGCCTATACCAAGGTGCTGACCACCCTGTCCAAGGGCATCCGCACCACGGTTTTTGTAGCACT
This window contains:
- a CDS encoding transporter substrate-binding domain-containing protein, producing the protein MKILATLAATAVMATSAMADGHLTDLEGREIVVVTENAYPPLQFIDGDGNAVGWEYDAMEVIAERLNATVVYENISWDAMIAAVSEGQFDMGMTGITIREDRAEVVDFSDKYMTSEMVMMVRGDEERFTDAASFAADDDLLMAAQPGTTPFYVGVYDVLDGDEANPRIKLMETFGATVQALRAGDVDLILTDGTAGNGYVDASDGALKIIGEKLGTEDFGFIFPKGSDLVAPINAAIADMEADGTIDALNTKWFLDFKVGG